The proteins below are encoded in one region of Roseomonas marmotae:
- a CDS encoding nitrate reductase subunit alpha: MSQFVDRLLFFRKYKGTFSDGHGVVTDENRAWEDNYRSRWQSEKIVRSTHGVNCTGSCSWKIYVKNGLVTWETQQTDYPRTRPDLPNHEPRGCPRGASYSWYLYSSNRIKYPLIRGRLLNMWRQARKTLAPVAAWKSIQEDATKRNEYQRVRGLGGFVRADWDEVNELIAAANIHTVKQWGPDRVVGFSPIPAMSMISYAAGTRYLSLIGGTCLSFYDWYCDLPPSSPQTFGEQTDVPESADWYNAGYLLLWGSNVSMTRTPDAHFYTEARYRGAKSVVIAPDFVEVARFADLWLHPKQGTDAALALAMGHVILREFFIDRQVPYFQDYVRKYSDLPFLVMLEPREDGLVPGRMLRAADFADALGQENNPEWKPVFIDEATGDVVAPQGTAGFRWGEQGKWNLEPKDGGDGHEISPRLSLMGEEVATVSFPYFGNAGRFGLTDHAPVQHRRVPVRLLRLKDGKEVRVATVFDLMLGSYGIGRGLGDAAANSFDDDVPGTPAWQERITGVPRDRCIAVARGFAANAEATKGRSMVIVGAGLNHWYHMDMSYRAIITMLTLCGCIGQSGGGWAHYVGQEKLRPQAGWLPVAFASDWVRPPRQMNGTSYFYAHTDQWRYERMELREQISPLADPARWSGTMIDCNVRAERSGWLPSSPQLKRNPLQVAREARAAGKDPVAHVAEELNSGGLQMACEDPDAPENWPRNLFVWRSNLLGASGKGHEYFLKHLLGARNNVLNEESDQRPEEVVRRDGAPEGKLDLMVTIDFRMNTTTLFSDIVLPTATWYEKADLNTTDMHPFIHPLQPAVDPVWGARTDWAIFREIAKTFQRLAPGELGVEEDLVLTPTLKDTPSELSQPYGETVDWRHGEVKGVPGRTMPAITLVSRDYPATYDRFISIGPLLEERGNGTKGMVWDTKEEVAHLRLVNPPERDDRPRMRDDMDAIEAVLSLAPETNGHVALKAWQALSKATGRDHTHLIARRVDEKIEFRNIASQPRPILTSPVWSGIESHEICYNAGWTNVHELIPWRTLTGRMEIYQDHPWLRDFGEHFATYRPPIDTRSASDELARLHDNGSTPLVLNFLTPHQKWGIHSTFTENLIMLTLARGGPIVWISERDAASAGIEDNDWIEAFNRNGALVARAVVSQRIPQGAAFMYHAAERSANVPGSEVTLNRGGVHNSVTRVVLKPTHMIGGYAQLSYGFNYYGTVGSNRDEFVILRKMVKVDWRDRPLSEKRPIMKAEESSRLEGHRA, from the coding sequence TTGAGCCAGTTCGTCGACAGGCTTCTGTTCTTCCGGAAGTACAAAGGAACCTTCTCTGATGGCCATGGCGTGGTCACGGACGAGAACCGGGCCTGGGAGGATAATTACCGTTCCCGCTGGCAAAGTGAGAAGATCGTCCGTTCCACGCATGGCGTGAACTGCACCGGCAGTTGTAGCTGGAAGATCTACGTCAAGAACGGGCTCGTGACCTGGGAGACGCAGCAGACGGACTATCCCCGGACACGGCCGGATCTGCCGAATCATGAGCCTCGCGGCTGCCCACGTGGCGCGAGCTATTCCTGGTATCTCTATAGCAGCAACCGCATCAAGTATCCGCTGATACGCGGGCGTCTTCTGAATATGTGGCGTCAGGCACGCAAGACACTGGCACCGGTCGCGGCGTGGAAATCCATCCAGGAGGATGCGACGAAGCGGAACGAATACCAGCGGGTGCGCGGCCTTGGCGGCTTCGTCCGCGCCGACTGGGACGAGGTCAACGAATTGATCGCGGCAGCGAATATCCACACGGTCAAGCAATGGGGACCAGACCGCGTCGTGGGGTTCTCGCCGATCCCGGCCATGTCGATGATCAGTTATGCGGCGGGCACACGCTATCTCAGCCTGATCGGCGGGACCTGCCTGTCCTTCTATGACTGGTACTGCGACCTGCCGCCCTCCTCGCCGCAGACATTCGGCGAGCAGACGGACGTGCCGGAGAGCGCGGACTGGTACAATGCCGGCTATCTCCTGCTCTGGGGCTCCAACGTCTCGATGACACGGACGCCGGATGCACATTTCTACACGGAAGCGCGGTATCGCGGCGCCAAGAGCGTGGTGATCGCCCCCGATTTTGTCGAGGTCGCGCGCTTCGCGGATCTCTGGCTGCACCCGAAACAGGGAACCGATGCCGCGCTGGCGCTCGCCATGGGCCATGTCATCCTGAGGGAGTTCTTCATCGACCGTCAGGTCCCATACTTCCAGGACTATGTCCGGAAATACTCGGACCTTCCCTTTCTGGTCATGCTGGAGCCACGGGAAGACGGGCTGGTGCCAGGCCGGATGCTGCGCGCGGCCGACTTCGCGGATGCGCTTGGACAGGAGAACAATCCCGAGTGGAAGCCGGTCTTCATCGATGAGGCCACAGGCGATGTCGTGGCTCCGCAGGGGACGGCGGGGTTCCGCTGGGGCGAGCAGGGCAAGTGGAATCTCGAGCCCAAGGACGGCGGCGACGGGCACGAGATCTCGCCGCGCCTTTCCCTGATGGGCGAGGAGGTTGCCACCGTCTCCTTCCCCTATTTCGGCAATGCTGGCCGCTTCGGCCTGACGGACCATGCGCCGGTCCAGCACCGCCGCGTGCCGGTGCGCCTGCTGAGGCTGAAGGATGGCAAGGAGGTCCGGGTCGCGACCGTATTCGACCTGATGTTGGGCAGCTACGGCATCGGTCGTGGGCTCGGTGACGCCGCCGCCAACAGCTTCGACGACGATGTGCCCGGCACCCCCGCCTGGCAGGAGCGCATCACCGGCGTGCCGCGGGACCGCTGCATCGCTGTCGCGCGTGGCTTCGCGGCCAATGCGGAGGCAACGAAGGGCCGCTCCATGGTGATCGTCGGCGCTGGCCTGAACCACTGGTACCACATGGACATGTCGTACCGGGCCATCATCACCATGCTGACCCTGTGCGGCTGCATCGGCCAGTCCGGCGGCGGCTGGGCCCATTATGTGGGGCAGGAGAAGCTACGCCCGCAGGCGGGGTGGCTGCCCGTCGCCTTCGCGTCCGACTGGGTGCGGCCGCCACGCCAGATGAACGGCACCAGCTACTTCTACGCCCATACCGACCAGTGGCGGTATGAACGGATGGAACTGCGGGAACAGATCTCGCCGCTGGCCGATCCGGCGCGGTGGTCTGGCACCATGATCGACTGCAATGTGCGGGCGGAACGCAGCGGCTGGCTGCCGAGTTCGCCGCAGTTGAAGCGCAACCCTCTGCAGGTGGCGCGCGAGGCGCGGGCGGCGGGCAAGGACCCTGTCGCTCATGTGGCGGAGGAACTGAACTCGGGCGGGTTGCAGATGGCCTGCGAGGACCCGGACGCGCCGGAGAACTGGCCGCGCAATCTCTTTGTCTGGCGCTCCAACCTCCTTGGTGCCAGTGGCAAGGGCCATGAATACTTCCTGAAGCACCTCCTGGGGGCACGCAACAATGTGCTGAACGAGGAGAGCGATCAGCGCCCGGAGGAGGTGGTGCGCCGCGATGGCGCGCCTGAGGGTAAGCTCGACCTGATGGTCACAATCGACTTCCGCATGAATACCACGACGCTCTTCAGCGACATCGTGCTGCCGACCGCCACATGGTACGAGAAGGCCGACCTCAACACGACGGACATGCACCCCTTCATCCACCCGCTGCAACCGGCGGTGGACCCGGTCTGGGGTGCGCGCACGGACTGGGCCATTTTCCGCGAGATCGCGAAAACCTTCCAGCGCCTCGCGCCCGGGGAACTCGGCGTCGAGGAAGACCTGGTTCTGACGCCGACGCTGAAGGACACGCCCTCCGAATTGTCGCAGCCCTATGGCGAAACGGTGGATTGGCGCCATGGCGAGGTCAAGGGCGTGCCAGGCCGCACCATGCCGGCCATCACCCTGGTATCACGCGACTACCCCGCCACCTACGACCGCTTCATCAGCATCGGGCCGCTGCTGGAGGAGCGTGGGAACGGCACCAAGGGGATGGTGTGGGATACAAAGGAGGAGGTGGCGCATCTTCGTCTGGTCAACCCACCCGAGCGGGACGATCGCCCGCGCATGCGCGATGACATGGATGCGATCGAGGCGGTTCTGTCACTCGCGCCAGAGACCAATGGTCATGTCGCGCTGAAGGCCTGGCAGGCGCTTTCCAAAGCCACGGGGCGGGACCATACGCACCTGATCGCCCGCCGCGTGGACGAGAAGATCGAGTTCCGGAACATCGCGTCCCAGCCGCGGCCCATCCTGACCTCGCCCGTCTGGTCCGGCATCGAAAGCCATGAGATCTGCTACAATGCCGGCTGGACGAATGTGCATGAGCTGATTCCCTGGCGCACGCTCACCGGACGGATGGAGATCTATCAGGACCATCCCTGGCTCCGTGACTTCGGCGAACATTTCGCGACCTACCGCCCGCCGATCGACACGCGCTCCGCATCCGATGAGCTGGCGCGGCTGCATGACAATGGCAGCACGCCGCTGGTGCTGAACTTCCTGACACCGCACCAGAAATGGGGCATCCACAGCACCTTCACCGAGAACCTGATCATGCTGACGCTGGCCCGTGGTGGACCCATCGTCTGGATCAGCGAACGGGATGCCGCCTCGGCCGGCATCGAGGACAATGACTGGATCGAGGCTTTCAACCGTAACGGTGCGCTGGTCGCGCGTGCGGTTGTCAGCCAGCGCATTCCGCAGGGCGCGGCCTTCATGTATCACGCGGCCGAGCGCAGCGCGAATGTGCCGGGCAGCGAAGTCACGCTGAACCGTGGCGGCGTCCATAACTCCGTCACGCGCGTGGTGCTGAAGCCCACGCATATGATCGGCGGCTATGCTCAGCTTTCCTATGGCTTCAACTACTACGGCACCGTCGGGTCGAACCGGGATGAATTCGTTATCCTGCGTAAGATGGTCAAGGTGGACTGGCGGGACCGCCCCTTGTCGGAGAAGCGTCCTATCATGAAGGCTGAGGAATCCTCCCGTCTCGAGGGGCACCGGGCATGA
- a CDS encoding ABC transporter permease, which produces MQVRNVLQLGIKELRGLLREPMLLVLIVYAFTLSIYTASKAMPEALNQAAIAVVDEDQSPVSSRIITAFTPPYFAVPRIISQSEMDQRMDAGLDTFALDIPPDFQRDLLAGRSPTIQLNVDATRMTQAFTGGGYIQSITASEIEEFLNGYRGGSTVPVELVLRSRFNQELNKGWFGAVTNVISSVTMLSIILTGAALIREREHGTLEHLLVMPVTATDIMVSKIWSMGLVVLIATTFSLIVVVKGLLAVPIEGSLALFLAGGALQLFATTSLGIFLATVAGSMPQFGLLLMLVLLPMQVLSGATSPRESMPEIIQTIMLAAPNTHFVMLAQAVLFRGAGFDVVWPQLLSMLAIGSVLFVLSLRRFRKFLR; this is translated from the coding sequence ATGCAGGTCAGGAACGTTCTTCAACTCGGCATCAAGGAACTCCGTGGCCTGTTGCGGGAGCCAATGCTCCTGGTGCTGATCGTCTACGCCTTCACGCTCTCGATCTATACCGCCTCGAAGGCCATGCCGGAGGCACTCAACCAGGCGGCGATCGCGGTCGTGGACGAGGACCAGTCTCCCGTGTCCTCGCGGATCATCACCGCCTTCACTCCGCCTTACTTCGCGGTGCCCCGCATCATCTCCCAGTCGGAGATGGATCAGCGCATGGATGCCGGTCTCGATACCTTCGCCCTGGACATCCCGCCGGATTTCCAACGCGATCTCCTGGCCGGACGCTCACCGACCATCCAGCTCAATGTCGATGCCACGCGGATGACGCAGGCCTTTACCGGTGGCGGCTACATCCAGTCCATCACCGCGAGCGAGATCGAGGAGTTCCTGAATGGCTATCGTGGCGGCTCCACGGTGCCGGTGGAACTCGTCCTGCGCTCTCGTTTCAACCAGGAGCTCAACAAGGGTTGGTTCGGCGCCGTCACCAACGTCATCTCCTCCGTCACCATGTTATCGATCATCCTGACCGGCGCGGCGTTGATCCGGGAGCGTGAGCACGGCACGCTTGAGCATCTCCTGGTCATGCCGGTCACGGCAACGGATATCATGGTCAGCAAGATCTGGTCGATGGGCCTCGTCGTGCTCATCGCCACGACCTTCTCCCTGATCGTTGTCGTAAAAGGGCTTCTGGCGGTTCCCATCGAAGGATCACTCGCGCTCTTCCTGGCAGGGGGAGCCTTGCAGCTTTTCGCGACCACCTCGCTCGGCATCTTCCTGGCCACCGTGGCGGGATCGATGCCGCAGTTCGGCCTGTTGTTGATGCTGGTCCTGCTGCCGATGCAGGTACTATCCGGGGCTACCTCACCGCGTGAGAGCATGCCGGAAATCATCCAGACCATCATGCTTGCCGCGCCAAACACCCATTTTGTCATGCTGGCGCAGGCAGTTCTGTTCCGGGGGGCAGGTTTCGACGTGGTTTGGCCACAGCTTCTCTCGATGCTGGCCATCGGATCGGTACTCTTCGTCCTGTCCTTGAGGCGCTTCCGGAAATTTCTTCGCTGA
- the narI gene encoding respiratory nitrate reductase subunit gamma has translation MDWLNQFLFGFYPYLCMICFFLGSWARFDRSQFSWRSQSSQFLRRKELVWGSNLFHISILGLFVGHTAGLLTPPEVYHAFGLTVKAKQILAIVTGGGLAVLGIIGGLMLIHRRLTDQRIRQTSKPTDIFILLFIFFQLCLGVATLPESAQNLDGTYMLVLAEWSRSILLFQPGSAELVSSVPWVYKLHLVCGMTLFLLVPFTRLVHVWSAPVWFLGRRGWQIVRKNANIAKEGV, from the coding sequence ATGGATTGGCTGAACCAATTCCTGTTCGGGTTCTATCCCTATCTCTGCATGATCTGCTTCTTCCTGGGAAGCTGGGCGCGTTTCGACCGGAGCCAGTTCTCCTGGCGGAGCCAGTCAAGCCAGTTCCTGCGCCGGAAAGAGCTGGTCTGGGGCAGCAACCTGTTCCACATCAGCATCCTCGGCCTGTTCGTCGGCCATACCGCAGGGCTGCTGACACCGCCCGAGGTCTATCATGCCTTCGGACTGACGGTGAAAGCCAAGCAGATCCTGGCGATCGTCACCGGCGGCGGGCTGGCCGTGCTGGGCATCATCGGCGGATTGATGCTGATCCATCGCCGCCTGACGGATCAGCGCATCCGGCAGACCAGCAAGCCCACCGACATCTTCATCCTGCTGTTCATCTTCTTTCAGCTCTGCCTCGGCGTCGCGACGCTGCCGGAATCCGCGCAGAACCTGGACGGCACCTACATGCTGGTGCTTGCCGAGTGGTCGCGCAGCATCCTCTTGTTCCAGCCTGGCTCGGCTGAACTCGTGAGCTCCGTCCCCTGGGTGTACAAGCTCCACCTGGTCTGCGGCATGACCCTGTTCCTGCTCGTGCCCTTCACGCGGCTGGTGCATGTGTGGTCGGCGCCGGTCTGGTTCCTGGGCCGGCGCGGCTGGCAGATCGTCCGGAAGAACGCGAACATCGCCAAGGAGGGCGTGTGA
- the narJ gene encoding nitrate reductase molybdenum cofactor assembly chaperone: MLACKALAGLLLYPNEALIDALPEIAEILRGAGLPAAETEAVLRFCDGLAAAELMEAQCEYVALFDSAPSLSLYLFGHVFGDSRERGQAMVDLVEDYRGMGLDLTADELPDFLPVFLEYASLHDAGKARLLLGEVAEVVSLLAARLERRGAAYAAVLRAIEALSARPANRDVVEARLAEGEPEDTPEAIDARYEEAPVNFMEPAVADSACSKAAALVAQFSRAPPPRSPPSIPPSGT, encoded by the coding sequence ATGCTCGCCTGCAAGGCTCTCGCCGGGCTGCTTCTCTATCCCAATGAGGCATTGATCGATGCCCTGCCGGAGATCGCGGAGATCCTGCGCGGGGCCGGCCTGCCGGCGGCCGAGACGGAGGCGGTTCTCCGCTTCTGCGACGGCTTGGCCGCCGCGGAGTTGATGGAGGCGCAGTGTGAGTACGTGGCGCTGTTCGACAGCGCTCCCTCGCTCTCCCTCTACCTGTTCGGCCATGTCTTCGGCGATTCCCGCGAGCGCGGGCAGGCCATGGTGGATCTGGTGGAAGACTACCGCGGCATGGGGCTCGACCTGACGGCGGATGAGTTGCCCGATTTCCTGCCGGTCTTTCTCGAATATGCTTCCCTGCATGATGCCGGAAAGGCGCGCCTCCTGCTCGGCGAGGTTGCCGAGGTCGTGTCCCTGCTGGCCGCGCGGCTGGAGCGGCGCGGCGCGGCCTATGCCGCCGTGCTGCGGGCCATCGAGGCCCTGAGCGCCCGGCCGGCCAACCGTGACGTGGTGGAGGCGCGCCTGGCGGAAGGGGAGCCTGAGGATACGCCGGAGGCCATCGATGCGCGCTATGAGGAAGCTCCGGTGAATTTCATGGAGCCGGCTGTCGCTGACAGCGCCTGCTCCAAGGCGGCGGCCCTTGTCGCGCAGTTCAGCCGCGCTCCGCCGCCCCGCTCCCCCCCGTCGATCCCGCCCTCCGGCACCTAG
- a CDS encoding peptidylprolyl isomerase, which produces MIKVDGVVIPEDLIALEVQLQEAEDPAKAWEASARALVIRQILLAEAAARGISDRDPEPGEEPDEAAIRRLLETELHLPEPTEDELQRWFARNQERLRLPDIWQVQHLLVAADPKDAQAAEAAQAKAEALLAEVLEDPDRLPELARQFSDCPSKSQGGDLGLIERGSTVPEFEAHLAVLESGQVCPRVVRSRYGMHVIRVVAREVGRVPPFAAMRGRIVEFLQEASWRQAVQGYIAALAARARVQGFDLFEGENAPPRPSAWPAGSSCTSTDLPAGPQPGRRSDLAGAGGCG; this is translated from the coding sequence ATGATCAAGGTGGACGGGGTGGTCATCCCCGAGGATCTGATCGCCCTTGAGGTGCAGTTGCAGGAGGCGGAGGACCCGGCCAAGGCCTGGGAAGCCTCCGCCCGCGCCCTGGTCATCCGCCAGATCCTGCTGGCCGAGGCGGCCGCGCGCGGTATCAGCGACCGTGACCCGGAACCGGGGGAGGAGCCGGACGAGGCCGCGATCCGCCGGTTGCTGGAGACGGAGCTGCACCTCCCCGAGCCGACGGAGGACGAGCTGCAACGCTGGTTCGCCCGCAACCAGGAGCGGCTGCGCCTGCCCGATATCTGGCAGGTGCAGCATCTTCTGGTGGCCGCCGACCCGAAGGACGCGCAGGCGGCCGAGGCGGCGCAGGCGAAGGCCGAGGCCCTGCTGGCCGAGGTGCTGGAGGACCCGGACCGGCTGCCGGAGCTGGCCCGCCAGTTCTCGGACTGCCCCTCGAAGTCGCAGGGCGGCGATCTCGGCCTCATCGAGCGCGGCAGCACCGTGCCGGAGTTCGAGGCGCATCTCGCCGTGCTGGAGAGCGGCCAGGTCTGCCCCAGGGTGGTCAGGAGCCGCTATGGGATGCATGTCATCCGCGTCGTGGCGCGGGAGGTCGGGCGCGTGCCGCCATTCGCCGCCATGCGCGGGCGCATCGTCGAATTCCTCCAGGAAGCCAGCTGGCGCCAGGCGGTGCAGGGCTATATCGCGGCGCTGGCCGCGCGGGCGCGCGTCCAGGGCTTCGACCTGTTCGAGGGCGAGAACGCGCCGCCCCGGCCTTCCGCCTGGCCCGCCGGGTCCTCCTGCACGTCCACGGATCTGCCGGCGGGTCCCCAGCCGGGCCGCAGGTCCGACCTCGCGGGCGCCGGAGGCTGCGGCTGA
- a CDS encoding Crp/Fnr family transcriptional regulator codes for MSESNVHELLVRNPLFAGLPQTALDEVLLTSKLRMIPAKTVLYHQGDTPNELIALGKGIVKVWQMRNGGAIATIHVLGPGDLVGDIAVFRHVPLPATATAITDCILLSWAAARTHELIERYPTIGANALGYVSRRSEELAQRLCEMATERVEQRIARALLRLADQIGLAAPEGVEIGYPLSRQDIAEIVGTDLYVVSRVLHDWAERGVIVTGRLRVVLCDRQRIEQIATDGK; via the coding sequence ATGAGCGAGTCCAATGTCCATGAGTTGCTGGTCCGGAACCCACTCTTCGCCGGCCTTCCGCAGACTGCGCTCGACGAGGTGCTCCTGACCAGCAAGCTGCGGATGATCCCAGCGAAGACGGTGCTGTACCATCAGGGGGATACGCCGAACGAGCTGATCGCCCTCGGCAAAGGGATCGTGAAGGTCTGGCAGATGCGCAACGGCGGCGCTATCGCCACCATTCATGTTCTGGGCCCGGGCGATCTTGTCGGCGATATCGCGGTATTCCGTCATGTTCCTCTCCCAGCCACGGCCACGGCGATAACGGACTGCATCCTGCTCTCCTGGGCTGCGGCGCGAACCCATGAACTGATAGAGCGATATCCGACGATCGGGGCGAACGCGCTTGGCTATGTCAGCCGGCGTTCCGAGGAACTGGCTCAGCGCCTTTGTGAAATGGCCACGGAACGGGTCGAGCAGCGGATAGCGCGGGCCCTTCTGCGCCTTGCTGACCAGATCGGGTTGGCAGCCCCCGAAGGTGTCGAAATCGGCTATCCCCTCTCTCGCCAGGACATCGCCGAAATAGTCGGGACTGACCTCTATGTGGTCAGCCGCGTGCTGCATGACTGGGCGGAACGAGGCGTCATCGTGACAGGACGACTTCGGGTGGTCCTCTGTGACAGGCAGAGGATCGAGCAGATTGCTACCGATGGTAAATGA
- a CDS encoding fused DSP-PTPase phosphatase/NAD kinase-like protein has translation MRGGTAALPALAVLLMAAGSATEVAPTPGVVPFGDQVSEKRLPLYHRVTRMIATSGPIDDAGVIEAKRVGFAMIVDLRAPDPDVASQKQHAEFSRIRYVNLPVQGVPTDDQVRQFAELVAERSNLPLLLHGADIDQSGAMWALYRASLGVPVAIAYEDGATAGLQASGPAVQARLAETERMRGAQP, from the coding sequence ATGCGGGGCGGGACTGCGGCGCTTCCGGCCCTGGCCGTGCTGCTCATGGCGGCGGGCTCCGCCACGGAAGTCGCGCCGACGCCCGGGGTCGTTCCCTTCGGCGACCAGGTCAGCGAGAAGCGCCTGCCGCTCTATCATCGGGTGACGCGCATGATCGCGACATCGGGGCCGATCGATGACGCCGGGGTGATCGAGGCCAAGCGCGTCGGCTTCGCGATGATCGTGGATCTCCGGGCCCCCGATCCTGATGTCGCCTCGCAGAAGCAGCATGCCGAGTTCTCCCGCATCCGCTACGTCAACCTTCCCGTCCAGGGAGTGCCCACGGATGATCAGGTGAGGCAGTTCGCGGAACTGGTGGCGGAGCGCAGCAACCTGCCCCTGCTGCTGCACGGGGCGGATATCGACCAGTCCGGCGCCATGTGGGCGCTCTACCGCGCCTCGCTCGGGGTGCCGGTGGCCATCGCTTACGAGGATGGCGCGACGGCGGGGCTTCAGGCCAGCGGCCCCGCGGTGCAGGCCAGGCTGGCAGAGACGGAACGCATGCGGGGAGCTCAGCCATGA
- the narH gene encoding nitrate reductase subunit beta, with product MKIRAQIGKVLNLDKCIGCHTCSVTCKQVWTTRQGIEYAWWNNVESKPGVGYPQDWENQERWRGGWVLGKGGSLRPKTGGKWRILSKIFANPELPQIDDYYEPFDFEYSYIHGVQESEAAPTARPVSIVTGERMTVNWGPNWEESLGTEFHKRARDYNFKDVEKAIYGEFENSFLMFLPRLCEHCLNPSCVAACPSGAIYKREEDGIVLIDQEKCRGWRMCVTGCPYKKVYYNWHTGKSEKCIFCYPRIESGQPTVCSETCVGRIRYLGVMLYDADRILEVASQPDVQDCYQAQLDIFLDPNDPAVISQAQKDGVPDSWIEAAQRSPVYKMACDWKVAFPLHPEYRTVPMVWYIPPLSPIQEAADAGALGTLDGIPDIDSLRIPVRYLANLLTAGKEEPVRHSLRKLLALRAYMRRRSVEEVRDTSALDAVGLTERQAEEMYRVMAIANYEDRFVIPTAHKEVAENAYDQRGIAGFHFGQMTSEGNSRFMLWGQDTRKTRGERFPLDRK from the coding sequence ATGAAGATCCGCGCGCAGATCGGCAAGGTCCTGAACCTCGACAAATGCATCGGGTGTCACACCTGCAGCGTCACCTGCAAGCAGGTCTGGACCACGCGCCAGGGCATCGAATACGCCTGGTGGAACAATGTGGAAAGCAAGCCAGGCGTCGGCTACCCGCAGGACTGGGAGAACCAGGAGCGCTGGCGCGGCGGCTGGGTGCTGGGGAAGGGAGGTTCGCTGCGGCCCAAGACGGGCGGCAAGTGGCGCATCCTGTCGAAGATCTTCGCCAATCCGGAACTTCCGCAGATCGACGATTATTATGAGCCCTTCGACTTCGAATACTCCTATATCCACGGCGTGCAGGAAAGCGAGGCGGCGCCCACGGCACGCCCCGTCTCCATCGTCACGGGCGAGCGCATGACAGTGAACTGGGGACCGAACTGGGAGGAATCCCTTGGCACCGAGTTCCACAAACGTGCCCGTGACTACAATTTCAAGGATGTCGAGAAGGCGATCTACGGCGAGTTCGAGAACAGCTTCCTGATGTTCCTGCCGCGCCTCTGCGAGCACTGCCTGAATCCTTCCTGCGTGGCGGCCTGCCCTTCCGGGGCGATCTACAAGCGCGAGGAGGACGGCATCGTCCTCATCGACCAGGAGAAGTGCCGGGGCTGGCGCATGTGCGTCACGGGATGCCCGTACAAGAAGGTCTATTACAACTGGCACACCGGGAAGTCGGAGAAGTGCATCTTCTGCTATCCGCGCATCGAGAGCGGCCAGCCGACGGTGTGTTCCGAGACCTGCGTCGGCCGCATCCGCTATCTCGGCGTCATGCTCTACGACGCCGATCGCATCCTGGAAGTGGCGTCCCAGCCGGATGTGCAGGATTGCTATCAGGCTCAGCTCGACATCTTCCTGGACCCGAACGATCCCGCCGTGATCTCGCAGGCGCAGAAGGACGGCGTGCCGGATAGCTGGATCGAGGCGGCGCAGCGCTCGCCCGTCTACAAGATGGCCTGTGACTGGAAGGTCGCCTTTCCGCTGCATCCGGAATACCGGACTGTGCCGATGGTCTGGTACATCCCGCCGCTCTCCCCGATCCAGGAGGCTGCGGATGCCGGGGCGCTCGGCACGCTGGATGGCATCCCCGATATCGACAGTCTCCGCATCCCTGTCCGCTACCTCGCCAACCTCCTGACGGCGGGCAAGGAGGAGCCGGTCCGCCACAGCTTGCGGAAGCTCCTCGCGCTCCGGGCCTATATGCGCCGCCGCAGCGTGGAGGAGGTGCGGGATACCTCCGCACTTGACGCGGTCGGGCTGACGGAGCGTCAGGCGGAGGAGATGTACCGCGTGATGGCGATCGCGAACTACGAGGACCGCTTCGTGATCCCGACCGCGCATAAGGAAGTCGCGGAGAATGCCTATGACCAGCGTGGCATCGCCGGCTTCCACTTCGGCCAGATGACATCCGAAGGCAATAGCCGGTTCATGTTGTGGGGGCAGGACACCCGCAAGACACGAGGTGAGCGTTTCCCACTGGACAGGAAATAG